The Paenibacillus uliginis N3/975 genome has a window encoding:
- a CDS encoding extracellular solute-binding protein: MKRKTRLLSIMLVTAFFVSGCGLIGSPPDKRSPTIHNSQTVSIVISNLGMTFPSGMDENDNRYLNYIEEETGLEIQVTTPPPEVYNEKLDVIMSSGNLPDMMHAYEPVWFGNYAKQGAFMPLDDLIDRYGPNLKEKIPSEIWDRVRYGGKIYAVPSLNEVSGVELVYARKDWLDRLGLKPPVTLDEYYEVIRAFTQDDPDGNGIDDTMGLIFTANLGRSAPFFGAFGTQINSWFEQNGKLVNGNILPETKEALAYLAKLYKEGLLDREFPLNLQNNLYEKIENGTVGLFSAAWYDTRGPIADNMKKDPNAQWIALEYPTGPNGLKGVYDKDIIRGYNVIPARSQNAESVIKMLDFIVSDYKNLKLGFENEIWRLENGRMVTNFEKHDEHLYRGIYQSLVDVPDPVLFRERLDSLGDFQLYTNLEIIKKSVIKNEFYGIPTPTMSKYDKKLGELQDIFTRIIMGIEPIESFDTYVERWKQEGGEEITKEVNEWYRNRDRTRLEDGLNE, from the coding sequence ATGAAGAGAAAAACGAGGTTATTATCCATTATGCTTGTAACCGCTTTCTTTGTTTCTGGGTGTGGTCTTATTGGAAGCCCTCCGGACAAACGATCCCCTACAATTCACAATTCCCAGACCGTAAGTATCGTTATATCGAACCTGGGTATGACATTTCCTTCAGGGATGGACGAGAATGACAACCGTTATCTGAATTATATTGAGGAAGAAACCGGGCTCGAAATTCAGGTCACTACACCCCCTCCGGAAGTATACAATGAAAAGCTTGACGTGATTATGTCTTCGGGAAATTTACCGGATATGATGCATGCCTATGAGCCGGTCTGGTTTGGCAATTATGCGAAGCAAGGGGCGTTTATGCCACTAGATGACCTGATTGATCGGTATGGACCCAACCTGAAGGAGAAAATTCCCTCAGAGATTTGGGACCGGGTACGGTACGGCGGAAAAATTTATGCGGTTCCAAGTCTGAATGAAGTAAGTGGTGTGGAGCTGGTCTATGCGAGAAAGGACTGGCTTGATCGGCTCGGCCTTAAGCCTCCTGTTACACTGGATGAGTATTACGAGGTCATTCGGGCGTTTACTCAGGATGACCCGGACGGTAATGGTATTGATGATACTATGGGTCTTATTTTTACTGCCAATCTGGGACGGTCAGCTCCGTTCTTCGGTGCATTCGGAACACAGATTAATTCCTGGTTTGAACAGAATGGGAAGCTAGTGAATGGAAACATTCTCCCAGAGACGAAAGAGGCGCTTGCCTATCTGGCGAAGCTTTATAAGGAGGGGCTTCTGGATCGGGAATTCCCATTAAACCTACAAAACAATTTGTACGAGAAAATTGAAAATGGAACGGTAGGTCTGTTCTCTGCAGCCTGGTATGATACCCGAGGTCCGATTGCTGATAATATGAAGAAAGATCCGAACGCACAGTGGATCGCCCTGGAATATCCTACAGGACCGAACGGCCTGAAGGGAGTCTATGATAAAGACATCATTCGGGGATATAACGTCATTCCGGCCAGGTCACAGAATGCCGAATCGGTTATTAAAATGCTGGATTTTATTGTAAGTGACTATAAAAATTTGAAGTTAGGTTTTGAGAACGAAATATGGCGTTTGGAGAATGGCAGGATGGTCACGAACTTTGAGAAGCACGATGAGCATTTATACCGGGGAATTTATCAATCACTGGTGGATGTGCCGGATCCTGTGTTGTTTAGGGAACGCCTGGACTCGCTTGGAGACTTTCAATTATACACCAACTTGGAAATAATTAAGAAAAGCGTCATTAAAAATGAGTTTTATGGGATACCGACTCCGACTATGAGCAAGTATGACAAGAAGCTGGGTGAACTGCAAGATATTTTCACGAGGATCATCATGGGAATTGAGCCCATTGAATCTTTTGACACTTACGTAGAGCGATGGAAACAAGAGGGAGGAGAGGAAATTACGAAAGAAGTTAACGAGTGGTACAGAAATAGAGACCGTACGAGGTTGGAGGATGGTCTGAATGAATAA
- a CDS encoding zinc-ribbon domain-containing protein, with the protein MDKFKAGVAEAGSKAKTLVDINRLKLQNNSKKSDIEEQYQEIGKLVFDSIEEGSWPLTKEQLKPQINQILQLKWEIEQNLLQIKNLGDEKICKSCGNQVSINDRFCSKCGYTFEIELEPIQVIELNEGSGYDGDTLVVPDPLQKKEDQ; encoded by the coding sequence ATGGATAAATTCAAAGCCGGAGTTGCAGAGGCCGGCAGCAAAGCAAAGACCTTAGTCGATATCAATCGCTTGAAGCTGCAGAATAACAGCAAAAAGAGTGATATTGAAGAGCAGTATCAAGAGATCGGCAAGCTTGTCTTTGATTCAATAGAAGAAGGAAGCTGGCCGCTCACGAAGGAGCAGTTGAAACCCCAAATCAATCAAATTTTGCAATTAAAGTGGGAGATTGAACAAAACCTGCTGCAGATTAAAAACCTGGGAGATGAAAAGATATGTAAATCCTGCGGGAATCAGGTGTCAATCAATGACCGATTCTGTTCAAAATGCGGGTATACGTTTGAAATTGAACTTGAACCGATTCAAGTTATAGAATTGAACGAAGGTTCCGGCTATGATGGGGATACTTTGGTTGTTCCTGACCCGTTACAAAAGAAGGAAGATCAGTAG
- a CDS encoding response regulator transcription factor, whose product MKDSTRVILLDDHPLVMDALRSRLEQEKDIRVLETFTDPRHLLERIGLSKPDVLVLDVSLPYMDGFELTKQLKKEYGSSLKIIMLSGYTYDEFYRKAYELGVNAYLSKQASYGQIINAVRQSMSGHMLVPERLFMASGQDKLTPAEREVLVRVAKEMSNKEIARDLAVSQRTVEYHLTAILQKLGVKSRVGAVAKGYELGIVGSSVYDS is encoded by the coding sequence ATGAAAGACAGTACCAGAGTGATTTTGCTTGACGATCATCCTCTAGTAATGGATGCGTTGAGAAGCCGTCTGGAGCAAGAAAAGGATATCCGCGTGCTCGAAACCTTTACAGACCCTCGGCACTTACTTGAGCGAATCGGTTTATCTAAACCAGACGTGCTTGTGCTGGACGTTTCCTTGCCCTATATGGACGGCTTCGAACTGACAAAGCAACTAAAGAAGGAGTACGGCTCTTCCCTGAAAATCATTATGCTGTCCGGATATACCTACGATGAATTCTATCGTAAGGCTTACGAGCTTGGGGTGAACGCCTATTTATCCAAGCAGGCTTCATATGGACAGATTATAAATGCTGTGAGGCAGAGCATGTCCGGTCATATGCTGGTGCCGGAGAGATTATTCATGGCTTCCGGGCAGGACAAGCTTACACCTGCGGAACGTGAGGTGCTGGTTCGGGTTGCTAAGGAAATGAGCAATAAGGAGATCGCCCGGGATCTGGCTGTCAGCCAGCGGACGGTGGAATACCATCTGACGGCGATTCTTCAGAAGCTGGGCGTCAAATCGCGGGTGGGTGCCGTCGCCAAAGGCTATGAACTAGGAATAGTGGGTTCTTCTGTGTACGATTCATGA
- a CDS encoding sensor histidine kinase, translating into MPSLKMKLPLFAAALLAGFLVMAVYIHLETIRHPYIGAVLEHDEIGWRVSSVDPSGKAAQGQVDRGDRALIVDGMPAETWFAGKTQASLVRATTSAFMRSDGSVYELRIETESDDVRKSLLAMLLEVLLLAIGLLAYRKNPGSHTVRRFSMMNYVMALVILTLYSTELALSNLLLALSSIWLPYLLLSFCVAFVLRAVPLMWTKALFVFRLLCALFSCYALWAMVQNEIPSWLRGTLHLVFMLTLLFILVMVRLYWRSLDSVEKNHALVLVAGLGFSLLPYLLLYAIPDLLGDGYFLAPEYALSGLVPLSAIFLYVLNKRSMVDMQVYLPRLVIHTLYYGGVFLLFSLAYRTKHPLWVVAIFSGFAAGTWAYRKHLYRSERSAEGRRKWLDQQKLKLSIQVAKTRNIQDILSLMSEALHHIVDVEGICVIWQDEEGTRPVVHGTGKYEYTGTGEDACWMERSFWERNFDFEYVASIASHAEKGGKGYLCMGPKRNLSMFSAEEKGLIDEICVEAVRLLTNTRLLVGLHKEFQRTKEQNAAFERHVSDIRQTNRLLLEAQQAERIRLSYALHDHLLQNLIFLSRDLEELADQGRVDSKRVAAWLKCVYDSQQEIRVLCDELYPHIVDKADLEESLRWLLRTAGEKGGLNVSLHYHWHAEAPPPDPILKSNLFRIIRELVHNVLKHAEASRLDVYLNLEPIGVICCVVSDDGKGFDATAFPDHIASIDGGHLGLISVNSQIGYLGGEMDIQSKPGKGALITLRLRPQHHEQREGEKHERQYQSDFA; encoded by the coding sequence ATGCCTTCCCTAAAAATGAAGCTTCCCTTGTTTGCCGCGGCCCTGCTTGCTGGATTTCTCGTTATGGCCGTGTATATTCACCTGGAGACGATTCGGCATCCTTATATCGGAGCGGTACTTGAACACGATGAAATAGGCTGGAGGGTAAGCAGTGTGGACCCTTCGGGCAAAGCGGCACAAGGGCAAGTGGACAGGGGAGATCGTGCATTGATAGTTGACGGCATGCCAGCGGAAACATGGTTTGCTGGCAAGACGCAGGCTTCTCTGGTTAGGGCCACTACATCGGCATTCATGCGTAGTGATGGCTCCGTCTACGAATTGCGGATCGAAACGGAAAGCGACGATGTACGGAAAAGCTTGTTGGCCATGCTGCTAGAAGTGCTGCTACTTGCCATTGGCTTGCTGGCATACCGTAAAAATCCCGGCTCGCACACGGTTCGCCGATTCTCCATGATGAATTATGTGATGGCGCTGGTCATCCTAACTTTATATTCTACGGAATTGGCTTTGTCGAATTTGCTTCTCGCATTATCCTCCATCTGGCTCCCTTATTTATTGCTCTCTTTCTGTGTCGCGTTTGTGCTGCGTGCTGTGCCTCTTATGTGGACAAAGGCTCTGTTTGTCTTTCGGCTCCTCTGTGCACTGTTCTCCTGCTACGCTCTTTGGGCGATGGTCCAAAATGAGATTCCCAGCTGGCTTCGAGGGACGCTGCATCTTGTCTTCATGCTGACGTTGCTGTTCATCCTGGTTATGGTCCGATTATATTGGAGGTCGTTGGACTCGGTAGAGAAGAACCATGCCCTGGTACTGGTTGCCGGGCTGGGCTTCAGCCTTCTGCCCTATCTGCTCTTATATGCGATCCCGGATTTGTTGGGAGACGGGTACTTTCTGGCTCCCGAATACGCGCTCAGCGGCCTTGTACCGCTGTCCGCCATTTTCCTGTATGTTCTGAACAAACGGAGCATGGTGGATATGCAGGTATACCTTCCCCGTCTGGTCATCCATACGCTCTACTACGGAGGCGTATTTCTATTGTTTTCCCTGGCATATCGAACAAAACATCCGCTTTGGGTTGTGGCTATATTTAGCGGATTTGCAGCCGGAACCTGGGCTTACCGGAAACATCTTTACCGGTCGGAAAGGAGCGCGGAGGGGCGGAGGAAATGGTTGGATCAACAGAAACTCAAGCTGTCCATTCAGGTGGCAAAGACCCGGAATATCCAGGATATTCTCAGTCTGATGAGCGAGGCGTTGCACCATATTGTGGATGTGGAAGGGATTTGTGTCATATGGCAGGATGAGGAAGGGACACGACCGGTTGTACATGGCACAGGCAAATATGAGTACACCGGAACCGGAGAAGACGCGTGCTGGATGGAGCGAAGCTTTTGGGAAAGGAACTTTGATTTTGAATATGTCGCTTCCATTGCCAGTCATGCGGAAAAGGGAGGCAAAGGGTATCTGTGCATGGGACCCAAGCGCAATTTGTCTATGTTCTCCGCGGAGGAGAAAGGGTTAATTGACGAAATTTGTGTAGAAGCAGTGCGGCTGCTGACCAATACCAGGCTGTTGGTCGGACTCCACAAGGAATTTCAACGCACCAAGGAGCAAAACGCAGCTTTTGAACGTCATGTCAGCGATATCCGTCAGACGAATCGCCTACTGCTGGAGGCCCAGCAAGCCGAACGTATCCGCCTTTCTTATGCTCTGCATGACCACCTGCTGCAAAATTTGATCTTCTTGTCGCGGGATCTAGAGGAACTGGCGGATCAGGGACGAGTGGATTCCAAGCGGGTAGCCGCATGGCTGAAATGCGTCTATGATTCCCAGCAGGAGATTCGGGTGTTGTGTGATGAGCTGTATCCGCATATTGTGGATAAGGCGGATCTGGAGGAGTCCCTGCGATGGCTGCTGCGGACAGCCGGAGAGAAAGGCGGCCTGAACGTATCGCTTCATTATCATTGGCATGCAGAAGCCCCTCCACCTGACCCGATTTTGAAATCCAATCTGTTTCGGATAATCCGTGAACTAGTCCACAATGTGCTAAAGCATGCCGAAGCCAGTCGGCTTGATGTCTACTTAAATCTGGAGCCAATTGGGGTGATATGTTGCGTTGTAAGCGATGACGGCAAGGGCTTCGACGCAACCGCCTTTCCTGACCATATCGCCTCCATTGACGGTGGACATCTCGGACTCATCTCCGTTAACAGCCAGATCGGTTATCTTGGCGGTGAGATGGACATCCAGTCCAAACCGGGAAAGGGAGCCCTCATTACGCTGCGGCTGCGGCCCCAGCATCATGAGCAACGGGAGGGAGAAAAACATGAAAGACAGTACCAGAGTGATTTTGCTTGA
- a CDS encoding CPBP family intramembrane glutamic endopeptidase, with protein sequence MKTEWTRKIAAFFVKSDPEYESFIHQHEAKSRKEILLYLSYAVLPGLLVYLLIYPLRPLLMSLTGLSSHYVQFLVLAIMASGWHILFPLFMLKFVDKLTFKQSLVYLGFRKWDTRGLLVILPIITVLFTLLSLPYMKWIFPPLSTFLDQMPVFHMGEWHIYRQGYYDFPWPLLVIGLIGNFIGEEIYFRGYLLKKIGRLRYDWLILSVLFQFYHMWQAPINWAFIPLAVIIPCEILVKLRKNLYGAILFHVYINTVWGAVTLYLVGV encoded by the coding sequence ATGAAAACCGAATGGACTCGTAAAATTGCGGCATTTTTTGTGAAATCGGACCCTGAATACGAGAGCTTTATTCATCAGCATGAGGCGAAAAGCCGCAAGGAGATACTACTGTATTTGTCTTACGCCGTCTTACCTGGTTTGTTGGTCTATTTGCTCATTTATCCACTTCGTCCCCTGCTTATGTCGCTTACTGGGCTATCCAGCCACTACGTACAATTTCTTGTTTTGGCAATTATGGCCAGCGGCTGGCATATTCTTTTCCCATTATTCATGCTAAAATTTGTGGATAAACTTACCTTTAAGCAGTCTCTGGTTTATCTAGGGTTCAGAAAATGGGATACCAGGGGACTGCTTGTTATTTTACCGATTATCACCGTCTTGTTTACTCTCCTGTCGCTGCCCTATATGAAATGGATTTTTCCGCCTTTATCGACATTTCTGGACCAGATGCCTGTGTTTCATATGGGGGAGTGGCATATTTACCGGCAGGGTTATTATGATTTTCCTTGGCCGTTGCTGGTCATCGGGCTTATTGGGAATTTTATCGGGGAGGAAATATATTTCCGTGGATATTTGCTGAAAAAAATCGGTCGACTTCGTTACGACTGGCTGATTCTCAGCGTGCTGTTCCAGTTCTATCATATGTGGCAAGCGCCGATAAATTGGGCATTTATCCCACTGGCAGTTATCATTCCGTGTGAAATTCTGGTCAAGCTGCGGAAAAACCTTTACGGAGCTATTTTGTTTCATGTCTATATCAACACGGTATGGGGTGCTGTTACGCTCTATCTAGTTGGAGTATAA
- a CDS encoding GNAT family N-acetyltransferase, whose product MENVQLIELDHELLEGTGSYCLRSKKNSEGYTNKNKWLMNRFEEGLKYVQLFENQKQVGFIEYTEAESSYRVVSADHYLVIHCLWVSVTGKGHGTTLIHKCLEDAQKLGKQGVVVVTNSETSWTPSKDIFLRNNFKIVDTAPFGFELLVHQFNDDSNSPYFPTNWDERLKPFNKLTILRSFQCPYVEIATNNVLEGANHLGIEAEIYDFNNRDELMKMSPTPYGIYSVIYKGQLIAFHRLTVHSVIKRLKQINSLHE is encoded by the coding sequence TTGGAAAATGTTCAATTGATTGAATTGGATCATGAACTGCTGGAGGGAACGGGGAGTTACTGCCTCAGAAGCAAAAAAAATTCCGAAGGATATACAAACAAAAATAAATGGTTAATGAACAGATTTGAAGAAGGATTAAAATATGTACAATTGTTTGAAAATCAAAAACAAGTAGGTTTTATTGAATACACGGAAGCAGAGTCCTCGTATAGAGTTGTGTCTGCAGATCATTATCTAGTCATTCATTGCTTATGGGTCAGCGTCACAGGAAAAGGACACGGCACAACACTTATACATAAATGCCTTGAAGATGCACAAAAGCTGGGGAAACAAGGAGTTGTCGTTGTGACCAATTCCGAAACCTCTTGGACACCAAGTAAAGACATCTTTCTTAGAAATAACTTCAAAATCGTTGACACAGCACCATTTGGTTTTGAGTTACTTGTTCATCAATTTAATGATGACTCTAATTCTCCTTACTTTCCAACAAATTGGGACGAACGTCTCAAACCGTTTAATAAGCTAACCATTTTGCGTTCTTTCCAATGCCCTTATGTAGAGATTGCCACTAACAATGTGCTAGAAGGTGCAAATCATCTAGGTATTGAAGCAGAGATTTACGATTTTAACAATCGGGATGAATTGATGAAGATGTCACCTACTCCATACGGTATTTACTCTGTTATTTATAAAGGGCAGCTGATTGCTTTTCATAGATTAACCGTTCATTCCGTAATTAAAAGATTAAAACAAATCAATTCGCTGCATGAGTAA
- a CDS encoding histidine phosphatase family protein: MAIYLVRHGNDEPGFRGGWSNRGLTQEGIQQSERLGQYLLQNNDRFNIERIITSDLKRALQTSTIIAKQLNLPTTISEDWRETNNGLLAGMPNALAEEKYPGLYFSSLRMDERYPGGESPIENFRRITEAFTTLCQNQTNTDHTENVMVVTHGGVINIIYHIVKNIEWSNKNTFIAAANTGLHKVEYRGGEWELTLENSTDHIR, translated from the coding sequence GTGGCTATCTATCTGGTTAGGCATGGCAATGATGAACCTGGATTTCGTGGAGGCTGGAGTAACCGGGGGCTCACTCAAGAAGGAATACAACAGTCAGAGCGATTGGGACAGTATTTGCTTCAAAATAATGATCGATTTAATATCGAACGAATCATAACCAGCGATTTGAAGAGGGCTCTTCAAACATCTACTATCATTGCGAAGCAACTTAATCTGCCGACCACCATCTCAGAAGATTGGCGGGAAACCAATAATGGTCTTCTGGCTGGAATGCCCAATGCATTAGCTGAGGAGAAATATCCTGGTTTGTATTTTTCAAGTTTAAGAATGGATGAAAGGTATCCAGGGGGTGAGAGTCCCATAGAAAATTTCAGAAGAATTACAGAAGCATTCACAACCTTATGCCAAAATCAGACAAACACAGACCATACCGAGAATGTAATGGTGGTAACTCACGGTGGGGTTATCAATATTATTTATCATATTGTAAAAAACATCGAGTGGAGCAATAAGAACACGTTTATAGCTGCAGCGAACACAGGACTTCATAAGGTTGAGTATCGCGGAGGGGAATGGGAGCTTACTTTGGAAAATTCAACAGACCATATCCGTTGA
- a CDS encoding HAD family hydrolase, translating into MKKWITFDLDGTLMQNPFDAWIFPEVETLLSEELKYSCDAKKRLFHAHQQMLRNEQIVAAYDWDDLVRQLIQELGLTREIDIEALVVTHSVEPKVYLLDDTVIPALRRLKEEGYDLAAVTNGYYKYQYPVMKALGLTEWLDVIVTPERTGYAKPNIRMLDSLLSEGELVAHVGDRLDHDVTIANQLGVVSVLIHRDLPEELLGLSPKQRADHIGLGPVLEGLAARENPQLAGMRLPQSYQPNYVIRDLEELFHCLDIKKR; encoded by the coding sequence ATGAAAAAATGGATTACGTTTGATCTTGACGGTACATTAATGCAAAATCCGTTTGACGCCTGGATTTTTCCAGAGGTCGAGACTTTGTTATCCGAGGAATTGAAATACAGCTGTGATGCCAAAAAGCGATTGTTTCATGCACACCAGCAAATGCTTAGGAATGAGCAAATAGTGGCTGCGTACGACTGGGATGATCTTGTAAGGCAACTCATTCAGGAGTTGGGGCTGACACGAGAGATTGACATCGAGGCGCTGGTGGTCACTCATTCGGTAGAGCCTAAGGTATATCTATTAGACGACACGGTCATTCCTGCATTACGACGGCTTAAAGAGGAAGGATATGATCTGGCAGCTGTAACGAACGGTTATTACAAGTACCAATATCCGGTGATGAAGGCGCTCGGATTAACGGAATGGCTTGATGTGATTGTGACGCCGGAGCGTACCGGTTATGCGAAGCCAAACATACGTATGCTCGACAGCCTATTGTCAGAGGGTGAATTGGTTGCACATGTGGGTGACCGGTTGGACCATGATGTCACGATTGCGAATCAGCTTGGCGTTGTGTCGGTATTAATTCATCGGGATTTACCGGAGGAATTGCTCGGATTATCGCCAAAACAGCGTGCGGATCACATAGGTTTGGGGCCTGTTCTGGAGGGACTTGCGGCTAGAGAAAATCCGCAGCTAGCTGGTATGCGACTGCCTCAATCGTATCAACCGAACTACGTCATTCGGGATCTTGAGGAATTATTTCATTGTTTGGACATTAAAAAGAGGTAG
- a CDS encoding cache domain-containing sensor histidine kinase, giving the protein MNNLFRWIRERFSQNIQTRLTGYFLLILLPLVIISLFAVERSRDILYEQAVERTEMALASALNHFDLALQNVEEISTLIAADPGMNELLNKNDTSFSPKSIVDFSNILGQLANSVSVNRFVSHISIYHQASNMFISTNFGGRKLTSEPQQEWLVESARRNGTGISYIMADYLVTNDLTFGKMTSTDTISLIRSMDLYNPERQSNLLIVNFNRSKLLNILKTLLPTENSWISLLNEKGDVIIETGSAGEQEGLSEDEMLVTKDSEYSLWRLALVQPKKELYHETDQLRLYTFTIIGISILLAIIISWVVYSGIAAPVLKLSRGMKRLSHGEMNVHIEDKRKDEFGFLIHSFNRMVSDQKHLIEDHYEQQLRLKTTELKFLQSQINPHFLYNTLDSIYWTAKNYEAEEISEMVMNLSKFFRLSLNKGRQVFSIEESIVHLHYYIRIQQLRFLDNFTVEYRIEEESKAIPILKLLLQPLVENAIIHGMEGKSSGGSLIVSSRIDQQKYVNISVQDNGPGIGEDRLEYIRNELSRMGSRNFPSLSQDEEYIKDLFGLRNVFTRMRLYYGKESDMTLESTPGIGTTVTISIPLDRCEMEREGTTE; this is encoded by the coding sequence ATGAATAATCTGTTCCGCTGGATTCGTGAGCGATTTTCACAAAATATCCAAACAAGGCTGACGGGGTACTTCCTGCTGATTTTGCTGCCGCTCGTCATTATCAGCTTGTTTGCAGTTGAGAGGTCACGTGACATTTTGTATGAGCAGGCCGTGGAAAGAACTGAAATGGCGTTAGCTTCAGCCTTGAACCACTTCGATCTGGCATTGCAAAATGTGGAGGAGATTTCAACGTTAATTGCAGCTGACCCTGGTATGAATGAACTGCTCAATAAAAATGATACTTCCTTTTCTCCAAAATCCATCGTTGATTTCTCGAATATCCTTGGGCAGTTAGCCAATTCCGTTTCTGTCAACCGTTTTGTGTCTCACATTTCTATATATCATCAAGCATCAAACATGTTCATCTCGACCAATTTTGGCGGCCGGAAGCTGACCTCTGAGCCTCAGCAGGAATGGTTAGTAGAATCGGCCAGAAGAAACGGAACCGGGATTTCCTATATCATGGCAGATTATCTCGTTACAAATGATTTAACATTCGGAAAAATGACGAGCACGGATACGATTTCTTTAATCCGCTCCATGGACTTGTATAATCCGGAACGCCAGTCGAATTTGCTGATCGTGAATTTCAACAGAAGCAAGCTGCTGAATATTCTCAAAACACTTCTCCCTACGGAGAACAGCTGGATATCCTTACTGAATGAGAAGGGGGATGTCATCATTGAAACAGGCAGTGCAGGAGAACAAGAAGGATTGTCTGAGGATGAGATGTTGGTTACAAAAGACTCCGAATATTCCCTGTGGCGGCTTGCTCTGGTTCAACCGAAGAAAGAGCTTTACCATGAGACTGACCAGCTCCGTCTATATACCTTTACGATTATCGGCATCAGCATTTTGCTTGCCATCATTATTTCATGGGTTGTATACAGTGGGATAGCAGCTCCCGTACTGAAATTGTCCCGCGGGATGAAGAGGCTTAGCCATGGAGAAATGAACGTTCACATTGAAGACAAAAGAAAGGATGAATTCGGCTTTCTTATTCATTCTTTTAATCGAATGGTGTCGGACCAGAAGCATTTGATCGAGGACCATTACGAGCAGCAGCTCCGTTTGAAGACAACTGAACTGAAATTTTTACAATCTCAGATTAATCCGCATTTTCTATACAATACGCTGGATTCAATCTACTGGACAGCGAAAAATTACGAAGCTGAAGAGATCAGTGAAATGGTTATGAACCTGTCGAAGTTTTTCCGCTTAAGCTTGAATAAGGGCAGACAGGTGTTTTCGATCGAAGAGAGTATTGTGCATCTTCATTATTATATCCGGATTCAGCAGCTCAGGTTTTTGGACAATTTTACGGTGGAGTACCGGATTGAAGAGGAGAGCAAGGCTATTCCCATTTTGAAGCTGCTGCTTCAGCCATTGGTGGAGAATGCGATCATTCACGGTATGGAAGGCAAATCATCAGGCGGTTCTCTTATCGTCTCTAGCAGGATTGATCAGCAGAAATATGTCAATATCAGTGTTCAAGATAATGGTCCTGGAATCGGGGAGGATAGGCTGGAATATATCCGCAATGAGCTCAGCCGTATGGGCTCACGCAATTTTCCGTCTCTTTCGCAGGATGAAGAATACATAAAGGATCTGTTTGGTCTGCGCAACGTGTTTACGCGAATGAGATTGTATTACGGTAAGGAGTCAGACATGACACTTGAAAGTACACCAGGGATCGGTACGACCGTTACGATCTCCATTCCACTTGATCGCTGCGAAATGGAACGAGAGGGGACAACAGAATGA